A section of the Drosophila subobscura isolate 14011-0131.10 chromosome A, UCBerk_Dsub_1.0, whole genome shotgun sequence genome encodes:
- the LOC117900274 gene encoding endoplasmic reticulum resident protein 44, whose product MIEARIQKLGPSIALLAIIHLLQHPAATDAAGAVPMTSENIDMTLASNELVFLNFYAEWCRFSNILAPIFSEAADKIKAEFPDAGRVVLGKVDCDKETSIASRFHINKYPTLKIVRNGQLSKREYRGQRSADAFLEFVKKQLEDPIQEFKSLKELENLDSKKRLILGYFDRRDQPEYDTFRKVATNLKEDCQFHVGFGDASQAMHPPGTPIIVFRPDVALSHENDETYTGSLQNFDELKIWIQEKCVPLVREITFENAEELTEEGLPFLILFHRPDDLNSIKDYKSIIERQLLDEKQNVNFLTADGKRFAHPLHHLGKSEDDLPLIAIDSFKHMYLFPHFSDMYTPGKLKQFLQDLYSGKLHREFHYGPDPSNNDIHPDPHTGKGTSPPESKFKELGPSKHRYTLLEKDEL is encoded by the exons ATGATTGAAGCAAGAATTCAAAAGCTGGGGCCCAGCATAGCTCTGCTAGCG ATAATTCATCTCCTCCAACATCCAGCGGCCACAGACGCGGCGGGAGCGGTGCCCATGACCAGTGAAAACATTGATATGACATTAG CGTCTAATGAATTGGTTTTCCTTAATTTTTATGCCGAATGGTGTCGTTTTAGTAATATCCTAGCCCCCATATTCAGCGAAGCTGCAGACAAG ATCAAGGCGGAATTCCCCGATGCCGGCCGTGTGGTGCTCGGCAAGGTGGATTGTGACAAGGAGACATCCATTGCCTCACGGTTTCATATCAATAAATATCCAACATTGAAAATTGTACGAAATGGACAGCTTAGCAAGCGTGAATATCGCGGCCAGCGTTCGGCGGATGCTTTTCTGGAGTTTGTCAAGAAACAACTGGAGGATCCCATACAGGAGTTTAAGTCGctgaaggagctggagaatcTGGACTCTAAGAAACGCCTCATATTGGGATACTTTGATCGCAGGGATCAGCCGGAATATGACACCTTCCGCAAGGTGGCTACAAATTTGAAAGAAGATTGCCAGTTCCATGTGGGTTTCGGTGATGCCTCACAGGCCATGCATCCACCTG GAACCCCCATCATTGTGTTTAGACCCGATGTGGCTTTGTCGCATGAGAACGATGAGACCTACACTGGCAGCCTGCAAAATTTCGATGAACTAAAGATATGGATACAGGAAAAGTGTGTGCCGCTGGTGAGGGAAATCACCTTTGAGAATGCCGAGGAGCTTACCGAAGAAGGACTGCCGTTCCTGATTCTCTTCCACCGGCCAGACGATCTCAACTCCATCAAGGATTACAAGTCCATTATTGAGCGTCAGCTGCTAGATGAGAAAC AGAATGTAAACTTTTTGACGGCAGATGGCAAACGGTTTGCCCATCCGCTGCACCATTTGGGAAAGTCCGAGGACGATCTGCCATTGATAGCCATCGATTCGTTCAAGCACATGTATCTGTTCCCCCACTTTAGTGATATGTACACGCCGGGCAAGCTAAAGCAATTCCTCCAGGATCTCTACAGCGGGAAGCTGCACAG GGAGTTTCATTATGGGCCGGATCCCTCAAATAATGATATACATCCTGATCCACATACCGGCAAAGGTACCTCACCGCCCGAATCGAAATTCAAGGAACTGGGCCCATCCAAGCACCGCTATACCCTGCTAGAAAAAGATGAACTGTAA
- the LOC117889615 gene encoding RNA-binding protein cabeza: MDRGGYGGGGQGFNNFNVPPPNMQSSYNQPPPTQRGGGDYDSGIRGSGGDGGGPGSWSDKRGGSSYGNGGANKDSYSKGPMGGGGGGGGSGGSGDMITQDDTIFVSGMDANTTEQDIETHFGAIGIIKKDKRTMKPKIWLYKNKDTGLSKGEATVTYDDTNAAQSAIEWFDGRVFKGANIKVSLAQRQSTWNKGGGGRGGFGGRPRGGGGGGGGGRFDRGGGGGGGGGGGGRFDRGGGGGGGGGGGAGGNVQPRDGDWKCNNCNNTNFAWRNECNRCKTPKGGEDGGGSGGSSGGYGGGGGGGGGGGYGGMDRNDRGMNDRGGDRSGGGGGGGGYQNRDRGGNSGGGGRYSNENGRDGGGGGRGGGGRGGGGGANRRDGGGAMRNDGGMRSRPY; the protein is encoded by the exons ATGGATC GGGGAGGttatggcggcggcggccagggctttaataattttaatgtccCTCCACCAAATATGCAGTCCAGCTACAATCAACCACCTCCAACCCAACGCGGCGGCGGAG ATTACGATTCCGGCATTCGTGGTTCTGGCGGCGATGGCGGTGGCCCTGGCTCATGGTCCGACAAACGAGGCGGCAGCTCATATGG AAATGGAGGCGCCAACAAGGACAGCTACAGCAAAG GACCCatgggtggcggcggcggcggcggtggtagcggtggcagtggcgatATGATTACCCAAGATGATACCATCTTTGTCTCTGGCATGGATGCAAACACAACAGAGCAGGATATTGAGACGCATTTCGGTGCCATTGGCATCATCAAG AAGGATAAGCGCACAATGAAGCCAAAGATTTGGCTCTACAAGAACAAGGACACCGGCCTGTCGAAGGGTGAGGCCACCGTTACATACGACGACACCAATGCTGCCCAGTCCGCCATCGAATGGTTTGACGGACGTGTCTTCAAGGGAGCCAATATCAAAGTATCTCTCGCACAGCGTCAGAGCACCTGGAACAAGGGCGGCGGTGGTCGCGGCGGTTTCGGCGGTCGTCCacgcggtggtggtggcggcggaggcggtggtCGTTTCGAtcgcggcggtggtggcggcggcggcggaggaggcggtggtCGCTTCGAtcgcggcggtggtggtggtggaggcggcggtggtggtgcaggCGGCAATGTTCAGCCCCGCGATGGCGATTGGaagtgcaacaattgcaacaacacCAACTTCGCCTGGCGCAATGAGTGCAACCG ctgcaagaCTCCCAAAGGAGGCGAAGATGGCGGTGGTTccggtggcagcagcggcggatatggcggtggtggaggcggcggcggcggtggcggctacGGTGGCATGGACCGCAACGATCGTGGAATGAATGACCGTGGAGGCGATCgctctggcggcggcggcggtggcggtggatACCAAAATAGAGACCGTGGGGGCAACTCAGGCGGCGGTGGCCGCTATTCAAACGAGAATGGCCGtgatggcggcggcggtggtcgCGGTGGCGGAGGacgtggtggcggcggtggggcCAATCGCAGAGATGGCGGCGGTGCTATGCGAAACGACGGCGGCATGCGCTCCAGGCCATACTAA
- the LOC117889616 gene encoding vesicle transport protein GOT1B, with the protein MIEVTDLQKIGIGLAGFGISFLFLGMLLLFDKGLLAIGNILFISGLGCVIGVERTLRFFFQRHKVKGTTAFFGGILIVLLGFPIIGMIVESYGFFALFSGFFPVAINFLGRVPVLGSLFNLPFMQKIVQKLGGDGNRTTV; encoded by the exons ATGATTGAAGTAACAGATCTGCAGA AAATTGGCATTGGCTTGGCTGGCTTCGGCATATCGTTTTTGTTCCTTGGCATGCTGCTTCTGTTCGACAAAGGCTTGCTCGCAATTGGAAAT ATTCTGTTCATTTCGGGACTGGGATGTGTCATCGGCGTGGAGCGAACTTTGCGCTTTTTCTTTCAAAGACATAAAGTAAAAGGCACAACCGCCTTCTTTGGTGGAATCTTGATCGTTCTGCTGGGCTTCCCCATCATTGGAATGATTGTTGAATCCTATGGATTCTTTGCACTATTCAG CGGCTTCTTTCCCGTGGCCATCAATTTCCTTGGACGTGTGCCCGTCTTGGGATCGCTATTCAATTTACCCTTTATGCAAAAG ATTGTTCAAAAACTTGGCGGTGATGGCAACCGGACAACAGTGTAG
- the LOC117889617 gene encoding cytochrome b-c1 complex subunit 7 encodes MASYIARKGPSVFSNLGRWAYNMSGFNQYGLHRDDCLYENEDVKEAVRRLPRKIYDERNYRIMRALHLSMTKTILPKEQWTKYEEDVKYLEPYLNEVVKEREEREDWNKNH; translated from the exons ATGGCGAGCTACATTGCTAGGAAAGGTCCATCGGTTTTCT CTAACCTGGGCAGATGGGCCTACAACATGTCTGGATTCAATCAGTACG GTCTGCACCGTGACGATTGTCTCTATGAGAACGAGGATGTGAAGGAAGCAGTCCGCCGTCTGCCCCGCAAGATCTACGACGAGCGCAACTATCGTATTATGCGTGCCCTGCATTTGTCCATGACTAAGACAATTCTGCCAAAGGAGCAGTGGACAAAGTATGAGGAGGATGTCAAATACTTGGAGCCCTACTTGAACGAGGTGGTAAAGGAGCGCGAGGAGCGTGAGGACTGGAACAAGAACCACTGA
- the LOC117889614 gene encoding ethanolamine kinase, which yields MGTETKSNSYTGQISTSGGNPKVMKDSLSLVRQTVNQQSQSNQNQYQNDTDNDNHLNSNSKSYSNATKTNQPETNHTEKNISPSTNESKKIIVPFVPIFVEEADVIQGAKELLKVIRPNWDLAHVEFKSFTDGITNKLVGCFHKPTTKLKRSDQKDDDDKEQQEPYVPPIKVEDQPAVQEEDEHEDEEEFTANGETDGLPLQYSDNVVLVRVYGNKTDLLIDRKAETQNFLLLHTYGLAPSLYATFKNGLVYEYVPGTTLNTESVLCPEIWPLVARRMAEMHRKVRKNVGDIVGGAASAEVNAAADAAKPLPMIWTKTQSFLDLVPERFTDAEKHKRVKGTFLPICRLREEFNSLYKYLVALDSPIVFSHNDLLLGNVVYTKCMKTVNFIDYEYADYNFQAFDIGNHFAEMCGVDEVDYTRYPKREFQLQWLRVYLEEYLQRTNIQSEEVDLLYVQVNQFALASHIFWTVWSLLQAEHSTIDFDYVGYAFLRYNEYLARKEEFLSLTAASQKNNK from the exons ATGGGCACAGAAACCAAGAGCAACAGTTACACAGGACAGATTTCAACAAGTGGCGGCAATCCAAAAGTGATGAAAGATTCTTTATCCTTAGTTCGTCAAACGGTCAATCAGCAATCGCAATCGAATCAGAATCAATATCAAAACGATACCGATAACGATAACCATTTGAATTCAAACTCAAAATCGTATTCAAACgcaaccaaaaccaaccaaccagaGACAAACCACACGGAGAAGAACATATCGCCATCGACCAACGAATCAAAGAAGATTATTGTACCCTTTGTGCCCATTTTCGTTGAGGAGGCTGATGTAATTCAAGGGGCAAAAGAGCTATTGAAGGTTATACGACCGAACTGGGATCTCGCCCACGTTGAATTTAAG aGTTTTACTGATGGCATCACAAACAAACTGGTTGGTTGCTTCCACAAGCCAACAACCAAACTGAAGAGGAGCGATCAGAAGGACGACGATGacaaagaacaacaagagCCATATGTACCCCCCATCAAAGTTGAGGATCAGCCAGcagtgcaggaggaggacgagcacgaggacgaggaggagttTACGGCGAATGGGGAAACAGATGGCCTACCTCTACAGTACTCCGATAACGTAGTCCTGGTCAGGGTATATGGAAACAAAACGGACCTACTGATCGATCGGAAAGCTGAAACGCAAAATTTTCTACTATTGCATACATACGGCCTAGCGCCATCGCTCTATGCAACATTCAAGAACGGCCTCGTCTACGAATACGTACCTGGTACCACCTTAAATACTGAAAGTGTTCTGTGCCCAGAGATTTGGCCTTTGGTTGCTCGTCGCATGGCTGAAATGCATCGTAAGGTTAGAAAGAATGTTGGAGATATAGTAGGAGGTGCTGCGAGTGCCGAGGTGAATGCGGCTGCGGATGCAGCTAAACCATTGCCAATGATATGGACGAAAACGCAAAGCTTTCTTGATTTAGTACCTGAACGTTTTACCGATGCTGAGAAACACAAAAG agTGAAAGGAACATTTTTACCTATTTGTCGACTGCGTGAGGAATTCAACAGCTTGTACAAATATCTGGTGGCATTAGACAGTCCAATTGTTTTCTCACACAACGACCTACTGCTGGGCAATGTCGTCTACACGAAATGCATGAAGACGGTCAACTTTATTGACTACGAGTATGCCGACTATAATTTCCAGGCCTTCGATATTGGAAATCATTTCGCGGAAATGTGCGGTGTCGATGAGGTGGACTATACGCGATATCCGAAGCGCGAGTTTCAATTGCAATGGCTGCGCGTCTACCTCGAGGAGTATCTGCAGCGTACGAATATACAGAGCGAAGAGGTTGACTTGCTTTACGTGCAGGTCAATCAGTTTGCCTTAGCGTCGCATATCTTCTGGACCGTGTGGTCCCTATTACAAGCCGAGCATTCCACTATCGATTTCGATTATGTAGG CTATGCGTTTCTTCGCTACAATGAATACTTGGCCAGGAAGGAGGAGTTTTTATCATTGACTGCTGCATCGCAGAAGAACAATAAATGa